Part of the Neosynechococcus sphagnicola sy1 genome, CCCCTATTTAATCTCACCCCCGCCAGAGATTCCAGCCTTACCCTCCCCCCTGCGACTGGGGGTACTGGCCTCCGGGAGTGGCAGCAATTTTGCCGCGATCGCCCAGGCCATTGCCGATGACACCCTCAATGCTCAGATCCAAGTTTTGATTTACAACAACCCCGATGCCAAGGTTGCAGTACGGGCTGAAAAATGGCAAATTCCAACTGTCTTGCTCAATCACCGTCGGTTTCCCCACCGGGAAGCTCTGGATCGGGAAATCGTTCAAACCTTGGAAACCTATGAGGTGGACTGGGTGGTGATGGCCGGGTGGATGCGGGTTGTGACTCCGATTTTATTGGCCGCCTTCCCGAACCAAGTGTTGAATATTCATCCCAGCTTGCTCCCCAGCTTTAAGGGGGTAC contains:
- the purN gene encoding phosphoribosylglycinamide formyltransferase yields the protein MTDYPLQGDVNPDVNPYLISPPPEIPALPSPLRLGVLASGSGSNFAAIAQAIADDTLNAQIQVLIYNNPDAKVAVRAEKWQIPTVLLNHRRFPHREALDREIVQTLETYEVDWVVMAGWMRVVTPILLAAFPNQVLNIHPSLLPSFKGVRAVEQALAAGVKITGCTVHRVVPEVDSGAILMQAAVPILPGDTVASLQARIQVQEHRIFPPAIALAATMP